The DNA sequence GGCACGAAGACCACGGTGATCGCGATTGCTGCGGACAGGATGCCGCCCCACAGAGTGGACTGCCCGCCGCTGACGACGATCGCGATCACGATCGCGAGCAGGAGCGAGGGGAACGAGTAGATCGCGTCGGCGAAGACGACGAGGATCCGGTCGAGCCAGCCGCCGAAGTAGCCGCTGACGAGGCCCAGGGCGATGCCGAGGAAGATCGAGAACAGGATCGCGCAGATGATCGCGAGGAGCGCGGTCTGCGCGCCCCAGATCACGCGGGAGAAGACGTCGAACCCGCTGACGGTCGTGCCGAGGATGTTCATCGGGTTCGGCGGCTGCTGCGTGCCGAACGAGACGCCGTCGACGCTGCGCTGAGCCCAGCCGTACGGAGCGATCCACGGCGCGAAGGCCGCGACGATCACGAAGACGCCGACGATCAGGAGTCCGAGGACGAGCATGAAGCGCTGCAGCCCCACGCTCTGGCGCAGCTGCGAGATGACGGGGATGCGGTCCAGCAGCGGACGCTTGCGCGTGGTCACGGCCGCGGGAGCGGCATCCGGGGTCTTCTCGAGATCGGGAGCGGACATCAGTACCTCACCCTCGGGTCGATGATCACCGCGACGATGTCGACGATGAAGTTCGTGACCGCGACCACGACGGCGATCATGATCACGATGCCCTGCACGGCGACGAAGTCGCGCGCCTTGATGTACTCGGAGAGCATGAAGCCGATGCCCTTCCACTCGAACGAGGTCTCGGTCAGGACCGCGCCCGAGAGCAGCACCGCGATCTGCAGGCCGATCACCGTCACGATCGGGATGAGCGCCGGGCGGTAGGCGTGCTTGGTGAGGAGGCGGTACTCGCCGACGCCGCGCGAGCGGGCGGAGGTGACGTACTGCGCGCCGAGGGTTCCGATCACGTTCGTGCGCACGAGCCGCAGGAAGATGCCGGCGGTCAGCAGCCCGAGGGCCAGGCCCGGCAGCACCGCGTGCCACAGGACGTCGCCGACCGCGGCGGGGCTCCCGAGCCGGATCGCGTCGATCAGGTAGATGCCGGTCGGGCCGTCCAGGCCCTGCAGCCGCAGTTCGGTGCGGGTCGAGGCGCGGCCGGCGACCGGCAGCCAGTCGAGCCACACCGCGAAGACGAGCTTCAGCAGGATCGCGACGAAGAAGATCGGGGTGGCGTACGCGAGGATCGCGCCGATCCGCAGGAACGCGTCGGGCAGACGGTCGCGGCGGGCGGCGGCGATGAGCCCGAACGGGATGCCGATCAGGAACGCCACGATGAGGGCGTAGAACGCGAGCTCGATCGTCGCCGATCCGTAGGTCAGCAGGATCTGCGTGACCGGGCGGTTGTCGGTGAGGGTCGTGCCGAAGTCGCCGCGGAAGACGCCTGCGATGTACTCGAAGTACTGGATCAGGAGCGGACGGTCATAGCCCGCCTGCGCGATGCGCTCGGCGAGGGCGTCCGGGGGGAGGCGGCCGCCGAGGGCCGCGGTGATGGGGTCGCCGGTGATCCGCATCAGGAAGAACACGACGGTGACCAGGATGATGACCGTCGGGAAGATCAGCAGGAACCTGATCAGGATGTAGCGCCAGAGACCGCCGCTGCGGGGGGAGACCAGCGGCGTCCCGACGTTGCCGGCTTCGACCGGTGTGACCATGAGTGAGCCTTCGAGAGCTGTGCGGGGAGAACGCGTCACGGGCCGGGGCCGCCCGGCGGCAGGTGCGATGACCTGCCGCCGGGACGACCTCCGGCCCGCGGGCGGTTACTTCGTCAGCGGTGCGTAGCGGAACTTGAACGAGCCGTCGAGCACGGCACCGTCCACGTCCGCGCCGACGATCGCGACCTGCGTGCCCTGGAGGAGCGGCAGGGTCGAGAGGTCGGCGGCCACGAGCGCCTGGATCTGCTCGATGTCGGCCTGACGAGTGGCGGCATCCGTCTCCGACGCCTGGTCGGTGATCAGCTGCTGCACCTCCGCGTTGCTGTAGTGGTTCACGAGGAAGTTGTCCTCGGAGAAGAACGGAGTCAAGTAGTTGTCGGCGTCGGAGTAGTCCGGGAACCAGCCGAGCTGGTACGCCGGGTAGACGTCGGCCGTGCGGTCCTTGGAGTACTGCACCCACTCGGTCTGCGCGAGGTTGACGGTGAACAGGCCGCCTTCCTCGAGCTGCGACTTGACCGCGGCGTACTCGTCACCCGACGAGGGGCCGTAGTGGTCGCCGTTGTACTGCAGGTTCAGCGCGACCGGGATCTGGACCCCGGCCTCCTCGAGGCGGGCCTTGGCCGCGTCGACGTCCGGGCCGCCGTTGCCGTCGCCGTAGAGCTCCTTGAGGGGCTCGGTCGCGCCGGTCAGACCCTGCGGGACGTAGGAGTACAGCGGGGTGTAGGTGCCCTTGTACACGTCCTCGGCGATCGCGTCGCGGTCGATCAGGTCGGCTGCGGCCTGGCGGACGGCGAGCGCCTTGGCGGGATCCGCCTCGGTCGTGGTCGCGCCGAAGGGCTGCGTGTCGAAGTTGAAGACGATGTAGCGGATCTCGCCGCCGGGGCCCTCGACGATCTTCACGGCGTCGTTGGTCGACAGGTCGTCGATGTCGGTGGCCGACAGGCTGCGGTATGCCACGTCGATGTCGCCGCCCTCGATGTCGAGCTTGAGGTTCGACGGGTCGGCGTAGTACTTGACCGTGACACCGGCGTTCTCGGCCGCGGGGAGCGCGCCCTTGTAGTCGGCGAACGGGACGTAGGAGATGAGCTCGTTCACCTTGTACGAGTCGATCGTGTACTGGCCGGCGAAGGCTTCGCCCGCCACGATGTCGTCGTCCGAGGTGACGCTGTCGGCCGAGAAGACATCCTCGTCGACGATCGGAGCCGCGGGGCTGGAGAGGATCTGCTCCCACGTCTGGTCGTTGGGGTTCTTCAGGGTGAACACGACCGTCAGGTCATCGGGCGCCTCGACGCTGTCGAGGTTGCCGAGCAGGTAGGACGGGCCGTTCTCGTCGGCGATCGTCAGCTGACGGTCGAACGTGAACTTCACGTCGGAGGAGGTCAGCTCGTTGCCGTTCGCGAAGGTCAGACCCTCCTTGAGCTTCACCGTGTACTCGGTCGGCGAGGTGAACTCGCCCGACTCGGCGATGTCGGGGGTGACATCGGCGGTGCCGTAGGCGCTGTTGAACAGGAAGGGGTAGATCTGGTTCATCACGGCGAACGAGCCGTTGT is a window from the Microbacterium lacus genome containing:
- a CDS encoding ABC transporter permease, whose amino-acid sequence is MSAPDLEKTPDAAPAAVTTRKRPLLDRIPVISQLRQSVGLQRFMLVLGLLIVGVFVIVAAFAPWIAPYGWAQRSVDGVSFGTQQPPNPMNILGTTVSGFDVFSRVIWGAQTALLAIICAILFSIFLGIALGLVSGYFGGWLDRILVVFADAIYSFPSLLLAIVIAIVVSGGQSTLWGGILSAAIAITVVFVPQYFRVVRAEVVRIKAEPFVESARVIGVPTHRILTRHVLRNATRSIPVIVTLNASEALLTLAGLGFLGFGIEATAAAEWGYDLNRSVADVSSGIWWTAIPPGVAIVLVVLGITLVGESLNDLSDPRLRRRRRAGGAA
- a CDS encoding ABC transporter substrate-binding protein, whose amino-acid sequence is MTLHSSGRGRLGLALGAFGATAILLAGCAGGGGDSSSDGGDASGEPILVGTTDKITSIDPAGSYDNGSFAVMNQIYPFLFNSAYGTADVTPDIAESGEFTSPTEYTVKLKEGLTFANGNELTSSDVKFTFDRQLTIADENGPSYLLGNLDSVEAPDDLTVVFTLKNPNDQTWEQILSSPAAPIVDEDVFSADSVTSDDDIVAGEAFAGQYTIDSYKVNELISYVPFADYKGALPAAENAGVTVKYYADPSNLKLDIEGGDIDVAYRSLSATDIDDLSTNDAVKIVEGPGGEIRYIVFNFDTQPFGATTTEADPAKALAVRQAAADLIDRDAIAEDVYKGTYTPLYSYVPQGLTGATEPLKELYGDGNGGPDVDAAKARLEEAGVQIPVALNLQYNGDHYGPSSGDEYAAVKSQLEEGGLFTVNLAQTEWVQYSKDRTADVYPAYQLGWFPDYSDADNYLTPFFSEDNFLVNHYSNAEVQQLITDQASETDAATRQADIEQIQALVAADLSTLPLLQGTQVAIVGADVDGAVLDGSFKFRYAPLTK
- a CDS encoding ABC transporter permease, whose translation is MVTPVEAGNVGTPLVSPRSGGLWRYILIRFLLIFPTVIILVTVVFFLMRITGDPITAALGGRLPPDALAERIAQAGYDRPLLIQYFEYIAGVFRGDFGTTLTDNRPVTQILLTYGSATIELAFYALIVAFLIGIPFGLIAAARRDRLPDAFLRIGAILAYATPIFFVAILLKLVFAVWLDWLPVAGRASTRTELRLQGLDGPTGIYLIDAIRLGSPAAVGDVLWHAVLPGLALGLLTAGIFLRLVRTNVIGTLGAQYVTSARSRGVGEYRLLTKHAYRPALIPIVTVIGLQIAVLLSGAVLTETSFEWKGIGFMLSEYIKARDFVAVQGIVIMIAVVVAVTNFIVDIVAVIIDPRVRY